A window of Helicoverpa armigera isolate CAAS_96S chromosome 30, ASM3070526v1, whole genome shotgun sequence contains these coding sequences:
- the L(2)k09848 gene encoding WD repeat-containing protein 74 — protein sequence MLLLEDKEVDIFVASKIGSFKHIKYHTDTTKNSKKNTENLVDIKTLQKDEGITRLEWGNAEQTEILLGRKNQQIQIYNTLQGFTKSYTADFAPGEVVGLGRCKRKMLAAVSSGVVKIWSKKSEELVNVGKIDRMRVCPDDDTVFGTGGEENDLKIWRIGEPQPTFSAKNLAHDWLQLRRPVWVSDLVFLNGEGGRLAAVCSRHGYVRLYDSRAQRRPVISVDFEKMAATCITNSFDERQVLVGFGRGQLHQVDLRKGKPDRGYKGCVGAVSDISVVRERRLIVSCSLDRHIRVHDYNSKELVYKQYLTSKLSCVLVQTESSTPLTKVESEIKEEVEDVIKVEADDGDDLDHLFENMETVGEKPKRPKQSEIEELPAKKIKPSSDGRTDVDIEENTEDAIKKLLKSTEKLKRKRDQKKREKKAKSVFHNA from the exons ATATAAAATACCACACGGACACaacaaaaaacagtaaaaagaaCACAGAGAACTTAGTGGATATTAAGACACTGCAGAAAGATGAGGGCATCACCCGGCTGGAGTGGGGGAACGCTGAGCAGACTGAAATACTTCTCGGCAGGAAGAATCAACAG ATCCAGATATACAACACTCTCCAAGGCTTCACAAAGTCTTACACAGCGGACTTCGCTCCGGGTGAAGTGGTGGGGCTCGGCCGCTGCAAGCGTAAGATGTTAGCAGCCGTCTCCAGCGGTGTTGTCAAGATCTGGAGCAAGAAGTCTGAGGAGCTGGTCAACGTGGGGAAGATTGATCGCATGAGGGTCTGTCCTGATGATGATACGGTGTTTGGGACTG GCGGAGAAGAGAACGACTTAAAAATCTGGCGCATAGGAGAGCCCCAACCCACCTTCTCAGCCAAGAACTTAGCTCACGACTGGCTGCAGCTGCGGCGGCCGGTGTGGGTGTCGGACCTGGTGTTCCTCAACGGAGAAGGTGGCAGACTGGCTGCTGTGTGTTCCAGACATGGATATGTTAG GTTATATGACAGTCGCGCACAGAGGAGGCCGGTTATATCTGTGGACTTCGAGAAAATGGCTGCCACGTGCATCACCAACAGTTTTGACGAACG GCAAGTCCTAGTAGGTTTCGGTCGTGGTCAGCTGCACCAGGTGGATCTGCGCAAAGGCAAGCCGGACCGCGGCTACAAGGGCTGCGTGGGCGCAGTCTCGGACATCAGCGTCGTTAGAGAGAGACGGCTTATAGTCAGCTGTAGTCTAGACAGGCATATCAGGGTCCATGATTATAATAGCAAGGAGTTGGTTTATAAg CAATACTTAACGTCCAAACTATCCTGCGTGTTGGTACAAACGGAGAGCTCAACCCCTCTCACTAAAGTGGAGAGTGAGATAAAGGAAGAAGTGGAAGATGTGATCAAGGTGGAagctgatgatggagacgactTGGACCACCTGTTTGAGAACATGGAGACTGTTGG tgaGAAACCAAAAAGGCCTAAACAGTCGGAAATAGAAGAGTTGCCAGCTAAAAAAATCAAGCCGTCATCCGACGGTCGTACAGATGTTGACATTGAAGAAAATACAGAGGATGCTATTAAGAAATTATTGAAGAGCACTGAAAAACTGAAACGTAAGAGAGATCAGAAGAAACGGGAGAAGAAAGCTAAGAGTGTCTTCCATAATGCgtag